One genomic region from Pan troglodytes isolate AG18354 chromosome 14, NHGRI_mPanTro3-v2.0_pri, whole genome shotgun sequence encodes:
- the LOC134808109 gene encoding uncharacterized protein LOC134808109 has product MGSSAEALLTSQTGRPGRGTPHLPDDGQLGKGTPHLPDDGQLGKCAPHLPDGAAGQMHSSPPRWDGRAEALLTSQMVCRPCRGAPHLPNDGQPGRGAPHFPDGVVAGQWCSSHPRQGGQAEALLTSQMVCRPCRGAPHLPDDGQPGRGAPHFPDEAARQRRSSPPSLGSQAVALLTSQTGQPGRGDTHFPDEVARQRHSSPPRQWATGQRRSSPLRRGGLAEALLTSQMMGSWAEALLTSQTMGSWAKALLTSQTGWLSRGTPHLPDGMAGQRHSSLLRWCVVPAEALLTSQMMGSPAEALPTSQVGWWPDRGAPHIPDGVAGQRCSSLLRWCVVRAEALLTSQMMGSRAEALLTSQTGQLGRGSPHFPDRAAGQRCSLLPRWRGWEEALLTSQIVCRPRIGAPHFPDDGLPEGGAPHLPDRAAGKRRSPLPRKWAAGQRQSPLPRQGGRAEGLLASQMGRLGRGAPHFPDGVAGQRHSSPPRWGGRAEELPTSQTRQPGRGAPHLPDGAAGQRHSSPPRWGGRAEALLTSQMGWPGRGAPHFPDGVVAGQGCSSHPGWGGRAEVLLTSQMGWRPCRGPPHIPDGAARQRPSSLPR; this is encoded by the coding sequence atgggcagctcggcagaggcgctcctcacctctcagacggggcggcctggcagaggcactcctcacctcccagatgatgggcagctGGGCAaaggcactcctcacctcccagacgatgggcagctgGGCAAatgcgctcctcacctcccagacggggcggccgggcagatgcactcctcacctcccagatgggatggccgggcagaggcgctcctcacttctcagatggtgTGTCGTCCatgcagaggtgctcctcacctcccaaatgatgggcagccgggcagaggcgctccccacttcccagatggggtggtggccggacagtggtgctcctcacatcccagacagggcggccaagcagaggcgctcctcacttctcagatggtgTGTCGTCCgtgcagaggcgctcctcacctcccagatgatgggcagccgggcagaggcgctcctcacttcccagatgaggcggccaggcagaggcgctcctcacctcccagcctgggcagccaggcagtggcgctcctcacttcccagacagggcagccgggcagaggcgatACACACTTCCCAGACGaagtggccaggcagaggcactcctcacctcccagacaatGGGCaactgggcagaggcgctcctcacctctcagacggggcggcctggcagaggcactcctcacctcccagatgatgggcagctgggcagaggcgctcctcacctcccagacgatgggcagctgGGCaaaggcgctcctcacctcccagactggGTGGTTgagcagaggcactcctcacctcccagatgggatggccgggcagaggcactcctcacttctcagatggtgTGTCGTCCctgcagaggcgctcctcacctcccagatgatgggcagcccggcagaggcgctccccacttcccaggtgGGGTGGTGGCCAGACAggggtgctcctcacatcccagatggggtggccgggcagaggtgctcctcacttctcagatggtgTGTCGTCCgtgcagaggcgctcctcacctcccagatgatgggcagccgggcagaggcgctcctcacctcccagacagggcagctgggcagaggttctcctcacttcccagacagggcggccgggcagaggtgctccttaCTTCCCAGATGGCGTGGCTgggaagaggcactcctcacttcccagattgTGTGTCGTCCACGCataggcgctcctcacttcccagacgatgGGCTGCCAGAgggaggtgctcctcacctcccagacagggcagctgggaagaggcgctccccacttcccagaaaatgggcggctgggcagaggcagtccccacttcccagacagggcggccgggcagaggggctccttgcatcccagatggggcggctgggcagaggcgctccccacttcccagatggggtggctgggcaaaggcactcctcacctcccagatggggcggccgggcagaggagctccccacttcccagacaaggcagccgggcagaggcgctcctcacctcccagatggggcggccgggcagaggcactcctcacctcccagatggggtggccgggcagaggcgctcctcacctcccagatggggtggcccggcagaggcgctccccacttcccagatggggtggtggctggACAGGggtgctcctcacatcctggatggggcggccgtgcagaggtgctcctcacttcccagatggggtggcggccatGCAGAGGccctcctcacatcccagatggggcagccaggcagaggccctcctcacttcccagatga